A single region of the Halobacterium wangiae genome encodes:
- a CDS encoding SDR family oxidoreductase, with amino-acid sequence MPPEPTPVVLTTGCSSGIGRATARRFLAAGWRVWATSRNPADVAELARESCRTAALDVTDAEQVDRVVDAVVERDDRIDCLVNNAGFGQAGAVEEVPVDRLRAQFEVNVFGPVRLVQAVLPHMRAAESGAIVNVSSLLGRVVYPTSGAYAGSKHALEALSDALRMEVAGFGVDVVLVEPGAVRTGFDDRLRETQGSVHERPVYERLRRVVDVAQRLSERTAVSPDRVADVVYEAAVSTDPEARYVVGWDARVAVLADRLLPARATEWLYERLV; translated from the coding sequence ATGCCACCAGAACCGACGCCAGTCGTCCTCACCACCGGTTGCTCCTCGGGCATCGGCCGAGCGACCGCTCGCCGGTTCCTGGCGGCCGGCTGGCGCGTCTGGGCGACCTCGCGGAACCCGGCTGACGTCGCCGAACTCGCCCGCGAGAGCTGTCGCACGGCCGCACTCGACGTCACCGACGCCGAGCAGGTAGACCGCGTGGTCGACGCCGTCGTCGAACGCGACGACCGCATCGACTGTCTCGTGAACAACGCCGGATTCGGGCAGGCCGGCGCCGTCGAGGAGGTGCCAGTCGACCGGCTCCGCGCGCAGTTCGAGGTGAACGTCTTCGGACCCGTGCGGCTCGTACAGGCCGTCCTCCCACACATGCGAGCGGCCGAATCGGGGGCCATCGTCAACGTCTCCAGTCTGCTCGGGCGCGTCGTCTACCCCACCAGTGGTGCGTACGCCGGGTCGAAACACGCGCTCGAGGCGCTGAGCGACGCGCTCCGGATGGAGGTCGCCGGCTTCGGCGTCGACGTCGTCCTCGTCGAACCGGGCGCCGTCCGCACGGGCTTCGACGACCGCCTCCGGGAGACGCAGGGCTCGGTTCACGAACGACCAGTGTACGAGCGACTGCGCCGCGTCGTCGACGTCGCCCAGCGGCTCTCCGAGCGGACCGCGGTGTCGCCCGACCGGGTCGCCGACGTCGTCTACGAGGCGGCCGTCTCGACGGACCCCGAGGCCCGCTACGTCGTCGGGTGGGACGCCAGAGTCGCCGTCCTCGCCGACCGCCTGCTGCCGGCTCGAGCGACGGAGTGGCTGTACGAACGCCTCGTCTGA